The DNA window ATCTTCCGATCGCTCAAATACTCTTCGGAGTTTTGGACATGGAAAATCCGGAAGGATTCAAAAATCTGAAAAATACATTCGGACAACTTTTGGATTGGGGCATTCTACCGATCGTAAACGAGAACGATTCAGTCGCCACAGAAGAAGTAAAATTCGGAGATAACGACGTTCTTTCCGCTATCGTAAGTCTAATCGTAGAAGCAGATCTTCTGATCATACTCACAGGTGTAGAAGGTTTTCTGAAAAACGGTAAACTTCTACCCTTCTTGGAAGAAGTAGGAAAATCCGAACTTTCTCAAGCGGGAGGCCCAAGTGGCCCAGGCACCGGGGGAATGTATACCAAACTCAAGGCAGCTTCTATCTCCAGCGAGGGTGGAATTCCATGCGGGATCATAGATGGGAATCGTAAAAATTGCGTGCGTGAGTTTATAGAAAAGAATACACTCGGGACATTGGTTGTCTCTAACGGTACGAAGAAAAACTTTACGGAGGATGAAATTAAATCCATTCTCCGTGCCAAACGTAACGGAGGTCAGGAATGATCCAAAGATCCGCAGAATCCATCTACGTGGATGAACTTTGTAAATCCGCAAAAGATGCTTATAGACAAATTAGGTCCATTCATACTTCCAAAAAGAATAAGGTTTTGGAAAAGCTTGCAGCCGCTTTAGTTTCCAGAAAATCCGAAATTTTAAAAGAGAATATTAAGGATCTGGAAGCAGGAAAATCAAAAGGATTATCCTCCGCACTTTTAGATAGATTGACTCTGGATGAAAAAAGGATCCAAAGCCTAGCTAACGCAGTTTTAGAAATTAAGGCTCTTCCTGATCCAGTAGGAGAAACTGTAAGAGGAACTACTCTTCCGAATGGAATACGTTTAAATACAAAAAGAGTACCATTGGGCGTGGTCATGGTCATCTATGAATCCAGACCGAATGTTACGATCGATGTGGGTGCGTTATCTTTTAAATCCGGGAACGCATGTATCTTAAGAGGCGGTTCCGAAGCAATTCACTCTAATACGATACTTGCTAAAATTTTCCAAGACTGTTTAAAAGAAGAAGGTTTGTCTCCGAATGCTGTCACCTTCGTAGATAGAACGGAAAGAGAATATATGATCCCTTTCCTAAAACAAACTTCTTATATTGATATAGTAGTTCCTAGAGGCGGAGAAGGTCTCATCCGTTTTGTTTCCGAAAACTCTCTTATCCCTGTGGTGAAACATGATAAGGGAGTGGTGAATCTTTATATAGATAAGTCTGCAGATCCTAAAAAAGTCTTACCGATCGCAGTCAATTCCAAGGTACAAAGACCTGGAGTTTGTAATGCTGCGGAAAACTTAATTATACATTCCGAATATCCTTATACCAAAGAATTATTGGAAGAACTCGCATCTAAAGGAGTACAACTTCTTTTGGATCCAAGATCTCTCGCGATTTTTCCCAAAGGCCAACCGGTTAAGGAAGAAGATTACTTAGAAGAATTTTTAGATCTAAGATTTTCCGTCAAAACAGTGGATAAGATAGACGAAGCGATCGAATTCATAGAAGCAACTAGCTCCGGTCATACGGAAGCGATTGTGACTGAAGATGTAAGTGCTGCGAACTTTTTTAGTCGTTCCTTGGATTCAGCTGCGATCTTTGTGAATATCTCCACTCGTTTTCATGATGGAGGAGAATTCGGACTCGGAGCAGAAGTTGGAATTTCCACAGGGAAATTACATGTAAGAGGTCCGATGGGTCTTGTACATCTTACAACAACTACTACTTATGCGGAAGGAGAAGGACAGGTCCGAGGATAAGGGACCTTCTACTTACATGAGCTCTTCCGGTCTGGTCGGAGTTTTTGGCGGGAGTTTTGATCCTCCTCATCTAGGCCATGCAGAAGTGGTATCCAGCTTTTGGGAGAATTTTCCGAATGCGGGGGAACTTCTAATCGTCCCAAACCATACATCTCCGTGGAAACAGAATAAAAAGACTCCTCCTGAGCTGATCCTAAATCTTGTCCAAGTTCAGTTTAAAAACTTTCCAAATACAAAGGTTTGGGACTGGGAAATCAAAAGAGAAACTCCTAGTTATACGGAAGAAACTATTTTAGAACTTTTGAAAGTAAGACCAAATGCTGGGCTTGCACTTCTAATCGGTGAAGATAATTATTCCGAATTTCATAAGTGGAAAAACTGGGAGAATATATTAAATAAGGTCTATTCTCTCTTGGTCTTTAGAAGATTTTCGGAATCCATTCCCCAAAATAAAAACCTGCAAGAATTCCAAAATAAGATCGTATTTTTACAAAATCGGATCATAGAAGCAGCTTCTGTAGATTTAAGGGAAGAACTTCCTAAATGTATTTTGGATAATAGGAAACCGATTGCTTTGTCGGATGAAGTGTGGGATATCATACTTAAGAATAGATCTTACACTTGAGACCACTTCGTCCGAATCAGATGCTTCCGAACACTACTCCAGAACAGATAAAATATTTTACTGATATTGTTCCAAACGAGATTACTAAGACCCGCTGGGAACATAGTCTTCGTGTGGCCGAAATCGCAGAAGAACTAGCAAACATCCATTCTCCTAATGAAACAAAGGAAGCATATTTAGCAGGTGTGGTTCACGATATCACCAAACAGAAAACAAAAGAATTCCATTTGGAACTTTTCGCAAAATTAGGAGACTCTGAGTCTCCTAAACTTCCGGAAGCTGCCTGGCATTCTAGATC is part of the Leptospira andrefontaineae genome and encodes:
- the proB gene encoding glutamate 5-kinase is translated as MQMNRNDLNERIKTSNKIVIKIGSARLSGSEEEVNDFLFSLVSDIRHLRDLGKQVILVSSGAIARGRKLLSSLSHPTEAGESLPEKQALAAMGQNRLVNLYDSFFSKVNLPIAQILFGVLDMENPEGFKNLKNTFGQLLDWGILPIVNENDSVATEEVKFGDNDVLSAIVSLIVEADLLIILTGVEGFLKNGKLLPFLEEVGKSELSQAGGPSGPGTGGMYTKLKAASISSEGGIPCGIIDGNRKNCVREFIEKNTLGTLVVSNGTKKNFTEDEIKSILRAKRNGGQE
- a CDS encoding glutamate-5-semialdehyde dehydrogenase, yielding MIQRSAESIYVDELCKSAKDAYRQIRSIHTSKKNKVLEKLAAALVSRKSEILKENIKDLEAGKSKGLSSALLDRLTLDEKRIQSLANAVLEIKALPDPVGETVRGTTLPNGIRLNTKRVPLGVVMVIYESRPNVTIDVGALSFKSGNACILRGGSEAIHSNTILAKIFQDCLKEEGLSPNAVTFVDRTEREYMIPFLKQTSYIDIVVPRGGEGLIRFVSENSLIPVVKHDKGVVNLYIDKSADPKKVLPIAVNSKVQRPGVCNAAENLIIHSEYPYTKELLEELASKGVQLLLDPRSLAIFPKGQPVKEEDYLEEFLDLRFSVKTVDKIDEAIEFIEATSSGHTEAIVTEDVSAANFFSRSLDSAAIFVNISTRFHDGGEFGLGAEVGISTGKLHVRGPMGLVHLTTTTTYAEGEGQVRG
- a CDS encoding nicotinate-nicotinamide nucleotide adenylyltransferase, whose translation is MSSSGLVGVFGGSFDPPHLGHAEVVSSFWENFPNAGELLIVPNHTSPWKQNKKTPPELILNLVQVQFKNFPNTKVWDWEIKRETPSYTEETILELLKVRPNAGLALLIGEDNYSEFHKWKNWENILNKVYSLLVFRRFSESIPQNKNLQEFQNKIVFLQNRIIEAASVDLREELPKCILDNRKPIALSDEVWDIILKNRSYT